A single Montipora foliosa isolate CH-2021 chromosome 7, ASM3666993v2, whole genome shotgun sequence DNA region contains:
- the LOC138009433 gene encoding protein sax-3-like: MAYIAKSGKRNLLIIDSVKVSDSGEYICNAKNAAGTASSSVDVKVRALQVHVQAAIEWYYIVGPVSAVAVTAFIAWYLCKRRTRGKF; encoded by the exons ATGGCTTACATTGCTAAGAGTGGGAAAAGGAACCTCCTCATTATTGATAGTGTCAAGGTTTCTGACAGTGGCGAATACATTTGCAATGCCAAGAATGCAGCAGGCACTGCATCCTCGTCTGTTGATGTAAAAGTTAGAG CTttgcaagtacatgtacaagcag CTATAGAGTGGTACTATATTGTCGGCCCAGTGTCTGCTGTTGCAGTAACAGCATTCATCGCCTGGTACCTTTGCAAACGACGCACAAGGGGTAAATTTTAA